The following coding sequences lie in one Lolium perenne isolate Kyuss_39 chromosome 2, Kyuss_2.0, whole genome shotgun sequence genomic window:
- the LOC127321966 gene encoding high molecular mass early light-inducible protein HV58, chloroplastic-like: MATMVAVSSFAGAAVVGRSAARSSLAPRRRVLVVRAQTEPEMEPSMETASASTSSPSPISSPTPTPAAPKPKAPSVWDALAFSGPAPERINGRLAMVGFVAALSVEATRGGGLLDQAGSGAGLGWFLASAAVFSVASMVPLLQGQTVESKSSGIWSADAELWNGRFAMLGLVALAATEFITGTPFVNV; encoded by the exons ATGGCAACCATGGTCGCCGTAAGCTCCTTCGCCGGTGCCGCCGTTGTCGGCCGCTCTGCAGCGCGGTCGTCCCTGGCGCCGCGCCGGCGCGTCCTCGTTGTCAGGGCCCAGACCGAG CCGGAAATGGAGCCTAGCATGGAGACGGCGAGCGCATCAACCTCTTCCCCAAGTCCAATCTCAAGCCCGACCCCAACCCCGGCAGCacccaagcccaaggctccctcgGTGTGGGACGCGCTCGCCTTCAGCGGCCCGGCGCCCGAGCGCATCAACGGCCGGCTCGCCATGGTGGGCTTCGTGGCGGCGCTCTCCGTGGAGGCGACGCGCGGCGGTGGTCTTCTCGACCAGGCTGGCAGCGGCGCCGGGCTGGGCTGGTTCCTGGCATCCGCGGCGGTGTTCTCCGTGGCGTCGATGGTCCCGCTGCTGCAGGGCCAGACCGTCGAGAGCAAGTCCAGCGGCATCTGGAGCGCCGACGCCGAGCTCTGGAACGGCCGATTCGCCATGCTCGGACTTGTCGCGCTCGCCGCCACCGAGTTCATCACCGGCACGCCCTTCGTCAATGTCTAA
- the LOC127321900 gene encoding high molecular mass early light-inducible protein HV58, chloroplastic-like: MATMVALSSFTGAAVVGRSAARSSLAPRRRAVIVRAQTEPEMDPSKETASASTSSPTPISSPTPTPAAPKPKANPSVWDALAFSGPAPERINGRLAMVGFVAALSVEAARGGGLLDQAGSGAGLGWFLTTAALFSVASMVPLLQGQTVESKSSGIWSADAELWNGRFAMLGLVALAATEFITGTPFVNV; this comes from the exons ATGGCAACCATGGTGGCCTTGAGCTCCTTCACCGGCGCCGCCGTTGTCGGGCGCTCCGCAGCCCGGTCGTCCCTAGCGCCGCGCCGGCGCGCCGTCATTGTCAGGGCCCAGACCGAG CCGGAAATGGATCCTTCCAAGGAGACGGCGAGCGCATCGACCTCCTCCCCAACCCCAATCTCAAGCCCGACCCCGACCCCGGCAGCACCCAAGCCCAAGGCTAACCCCTCGGTATGGGACGCGCTCGCCTTCAGCGGCCCGGCGCCCGAGCGCATCAACGGCCGGCTTGCCATGGTGGGCTTCGTGGCGGCGCTCTCCGTGGAGGCGGCGCGCGGTGGCGGGCTCCTCGACCAGGCTGGTAGCGGCGCCGGACTGGGCTGGTTCCTGACAACCGCGGCGCTGTTCTCCGTGGCGTCGATGGTCCCGCTGCTGCAGGGCCAGACCGTCGAGAGCAAGTCCAGCGGCATCTGGAGCGCCGACGCCGAGCTCTGGAACGGCCGATTCGCCATGCTCGGACTCGTCGCGCTCGCCGCCACCGAGTTCATCACCGGCACGCCCTTCGTCAATGTCTAA
- the LOC127321914 gene encoding low molecular mass early light-inducible protein HV90, chloroplastic: MATVMAMSSFAGAAVLPAGRFGSRSLPALGRRAFVVRAQTEKPSTPSPKPSPSIWDALAFSGPAPERINGRLAMVGFVTALAVEAGRGDGLLSQLGNSTGQAWFAYTVAVLSVASLVPLLQGESAEGRAGAIMNANAELWNGRFAMLGLVALAATEILTGAPFINI; the protein is encoded by the exons ATGGCGACTGTGATGGCCATGAGCTCCTTCGCCGGTGCCGCCGTCTTGCCGGCCGGCCGCTTCGGCTCCCGGTCTCTGCCTGCGCTGGGCCGACGCGCCTTCGTCGTCCGAGCACAAACAGAGAAGCCGAGTACACCATCGCCCAAG CCGAGCCCATCAATCTGGGACGCGCTGGCGTTCAGCGGCCCGGCGCCGGAGCGCATCAATGGGCGTCTGGCCATGGTGGGATTCGTCACGGCGCTGGCCGTCGAAGCAGGGCGCGGCGACGGCCTCCTCTCGCAGCTCGGCAACAGCACCGGGCAGGCGTGGTTCGCGTACACCGTGGCGGTGCTCTCAGTGGCGTCGTTGGTGCCGCTCCTCCAGGGCGAGAGCGCCGAGGGCAGAGCCGGGGCCATCATGAACGCCAACGCAGAGCTCTGGAACGGCCGCTTCGCCATGCTCGGACTAGTCGCGCTCGCCGCCACCGAGATCCTCACCGGCGCGCCATTCATCAACATCTAG